A stretch of Desulfobacter hydrogenophilus DNA encodes these proteins:
- a CDS encoding ABC-F family ATP-binding cassette domain-containing protein produces the protein MLNIESITKGFADQVLLDNTGMQINSGERVGLVGRNGHGKTTLLNIIAGTDHPDDGRVIIPSEYRIGVLSQHIKFSRPTVLEEAMLGLPDHERDHFWKAEKILSGLGFSEQNMQKDPMQFSGGYQVRLNLAKVLVSEPDLLILDEPTNYLDITSIRWITGFLVSWPREMLLVTHDRGFMDNVVTHIVGIHRRKMKKIQGDTAKYYIQVAQDEEIYEKTRVNEEKRKKEIELFISRFRAKARLANMVQSRIKTLAKLDSKDKLAELKNLDFSFNYLPFIGKQVLTIEDLSFGYEKENPLIKDFSLTVYPGDRVAVIGKNGKGKTTLLKLISQNMDPDAGWVKPNPGVEIGYFEQTNIQTLNPQFTVEEEILHAYPETDRQTARNICGAMMFEQDAALKKVSVLSGGEKARVMLGKLLIRPLNLLLLDEPSNHLDIEASDAFVEALNAFEGAVVLVTHNEMFLHALANRLVIFTSSGIDIFEGTYQEFLEKQGWEDEELIPVKRKKSAQLPKKELRKKKSEIVAQRSKQLTPINKKINKLENEIEAKETKMARVNKELLDASQDQDGLKIANLSKEHAKLESEIETLFDTFAEISERADKIKKKFDRELSGLEGGD, from the coding sequence ATGCTGAATATAGAATCCATAACCAAAGGATTCGCAGATCAGGTACTGCTTGACAATACCGGCATGCAGATCAATTCCGGTGAACGGGTGGGCCTGGTGGGAAGAAACGGCCATGGTAAAACCACGCTTTTAAATATAATAGCAGGCACAGATCACCCCGATGACGGGCGTGTTATTATACCCAGCGAATATCGGATCGGTGTGCTTTCCCAGCATATAAAATTCAGCAGACCCACTGTTCTTGAAGAGGCTATGCTTGGCCTGCCGGATCATGAACGTGATCATTTCTGGAAAGCTGAAAAAATATTGTCGGGTCTGGGGTTTTCAGAACAGAACATGCAAAAGGATCCCATGCAGTTTTCCGGTGGTTACCAGGTGCGTTTAAACCTTGCCAAGGTATTGGTATCCGAACCTGATCTGTTAATTCTTGACGAGCCCACCAACTATCTGGACATTACATCTATTCGATGGATTACAGGATTTCTTGTTTCCTGGCCAAGGGAGATGCTCCTGGTTACCCATGACCGTGGATTTATGGATAATGTGGTCACCCATATTGTTGGGATTCACCGTCGCAAGATGAAAAAGATACAGGGAGATACCGCTAAATATTATATCCAGGTGGCCCAGGACGAAGAGATATATGAAAAAACCCGGGTAAATGAGGAAAAGCGTAAAAAAGAGATTGAACTGTTCATCTCCCGGTTTCGGGCCAAGGCAAGGCTGGCAAACATGGTACAGTCCAGAATTAAAACCCTGGCCAAGCTCGACTCGAAAGACAAACTGGCAGAACTTAAAAATTTGGATTTTTCTTTTAACTATCTGCCTTTTATCGGAAAACAGGTGCTGACTATCGAAGATTTGAGTTTCGGTTACGAAAAAGAAAATCCTTTGATAAAAGACTTTTCCTTGACCGTATACCCCGGTGACCGTGTGGCCGTAATCGGTAAAAACGGCAAAGGAAAAACCACACTTCTTAAGTTGATCAGTCAGAATATGGATCCGGATGCAGGATGGGTAAAACCCAATCCAGGTGTAGAAATCGGCTATTTTGAGCAGACCAATATCCAGACCTTAAATCCGCAATTCACTGTGGAAGAAGAGATCTTGCATGCCTATCCTGAGACAGACCGGCAGACCGCCAGAAACATTTGCGGTGCTATGATGTTTGAACAGGATGCAGCTCTAAAAAAGGTGAGTGTGCTGTCCGGTGGAGAAAAAGCCCGGGTCATGCTTGGTAAACTGCTGATTCGACCTTTGAACCTTCTGCTTTTGGATGAGCCGTCAAACCATCTTGACATTGAGGCCAGTGATGCCTTTGTCGAGGCTTTAAATGCGTTTGAAGGTGCTGTTGTGCTTGTTACCCATAATGAGATGTTTCTGCATGCCTTGGCAAATCGCCTGGTGATATTTACTTCAAGCGGCATTGACATATTTGAGGGTACCTATCAGGAATTTCTTGAAAAACAGGGATGGGAGGATGAAGAACTGATCCCTGTAAAGCGCAAAAAAAGCGCGCAGCTTCCCAAAAAAGAACTGCGCAAGAAAAAATCCGAGATTGTGGCCCAAAGGTCAAAGCAGTTGACGCCGATAAATAAAAAGATAAACAAACTTGAAAATGAGATAGAGGCAAAGGAAACCAAGATGGCCCGGGTGAACAAAGAATTGCTTGATGCATCCCAGGACCAGGATGGATTAAAAATTGCCAATTTATCCAAAGAACATGCTAAACTGGAATCTGAGATTGAAACCCTGTTTGACACCTTTGCGGAAATATCTGAGAGGGCAGACAAGATAAAAAAGAAATTTGACCGGGAATTATCCGGCCTTGAAGGTGGGGATTAA
- a CDS encoding transposase: MKVLKTRKKNVVTLDIGAFCAKETVLVNPIDNTVHQSQQLRSLTPYRCTYGYDVLVFVGYGLFVHCLSEQQIIALLSDRNITISQREIGFLGKKFIAYLAIAHQQAQQRLNQLMSHKGGYILHIDGTCEGGSPHLFTGMDGIAQIVLDNIKLPSEKAESIIPFLERIKKQYGNPVALVHDMGKGILSAVEVVFKGIPDFICHFHFLRDIGKDLYEAEYAKIRIRLTKHKIRTVLRAKAKALDSLMGNDTQLGTGLLECIAENQPNTIPAEKLAIVSSYVMIHWALDTTGQLEGYGFPFDCPHFIFYQRLKVLYKMVDTSGYNQFDKHFFNLWKPLNKIINDQQLRSAAKQIEKKMETFKQLRTALSITVSENKKGLNDDGDNNTNIKRIAQKVKRFRAQIMADPKLSQTDSYKKMIKQIDTYWEKLFADPITIETSNGQQVHIQPQRTNNILERFFRELKRRNRKRSGTISLNKRLKTMLTDTPLIKNLDKAEYMEAILDGNATLEERFEKIDYNMVLEKLNDEQKTYGKISPEMKKIIQRPDLPKKLASLFAT; encoded by the coding sequence TTGAAAGTGCTCAAAACCAGGAAGAAAAACGTTGTGACTTTGGATATCGGGGCATTTTGTGCAAAGGAAACAGTTTTGGTCAATCCAATTGATAACACGGTCCATCAAAGTCAACAGCTTCGTTCTTTGACCCCATATCGGTGCACGTATGGGTATGATGTGTTGGTTTTTGTCGGATATGGACTTTTTGTTCACTGTCTATCAGAACAGCAAATCATTGCACTGCTGTCAGATAGAAATATAACCATTTCTCAACGAGAGATTGGTTTCCTTGGTAAGAAATTTATTGCTTATCTGGCCATAGCCCATCAGCAGGCACAGCAACGATTAAATCAACTGATGTCACACAAAGGCGGCTATATTCTGCATATAGATGGCACTTGCGAAGGCGGCAGTCCTCATCTTTTTACCGGTATGGACGGCATTGCTCAAATAGTATTGGATAATATCAAATTGCCCTCGGAAAAAGCAGAATCCATCATCCCCTTTTTAGAAAGAATAAAAAAGCAATACGGCAACCCGGTTGCTCTGGTCCATGATATGGGTAAAGGCATTTTATCGGCAGTAGAGGTTGTGTTCAAAGGTATTCCGGATTTCATCTGCCATTTCCATTTTTTAAGAGATATTGGAAAAGATTTATATGAAGCAGAATACGCTAAGATTAGAATCCGTTTAACAAAGCATAAAATCAGAACAGTGCTTCGGGCAAAAGCAAAGGCGCTGGACTCTCTCATGGGAAACGATACTCAACTTGGGACAGGGCTATTAGAGTGTATTGCTGAAAATCAGCCGAACACAATACCCGCAGAAAAACTGGCGATTGTGTCGTCATATGTCATGATCCATTGGGCTCTTGACACAACTGGCCAACTTGAGGGTTATGGTTTCCCATTTGATTGCCCGCACTTTATTTTTTACCAGCGGCTAAAAGTCCTGTATAAAATGGTGGACACCTCTGGCTACAATCAATTCGATAAACATTTCTTCAATCTTTGGAAGCCTCTCAATAAAATCATCAATGACCAACAGTTGAGAAGCGCCGCTAAGCAAATTGAAAAAAAGATGGAAACCTTCAAACAACTCCGAACCGCCTTATCCATAACCGTTTCTGAAAATAAGAAAGGACTTAATGATGACGGCGATAATAATACCAATATAAAACGTATTGCTCAGAAAGTGAAAAGATTCAGGGCGCAAATAATGGCAGACCCGAAATTATCTCAAACAGACTCATATAAAAAAATGATCAAACAGATCGACACTTACTGGGAGAAACTTTTTGCCGATCCAATTACAATCGAAACATCCAATGGTCAGCAGGTTCACATCCAACCTCAACGCACAAACAATATTTTGGAACGATTTTTCCGGGAACTTAAACGTAGAAACCGGAAAAGAAGTGGAACAATATCATTAAATAAAAGGCTCAAAACCATGCTCACAGACACGCCGTTAATCAAGAATCTTGATAAAGCAGAATATATGGAAGCCATCCTTGATGGGAATGCTACTTTGGAGGAACGATTCGAAAAAATTGACTACAACATGGTTCTTGAAAAATTAAACGACGAACAAAAAACGTATGGAAAAATTAGCCCTGAAATGAAAAAAATAATTCAGCGGCCTGATTTGCCGAAAAAATTGGCATCCTTATTCGCTACTTAA
- the pilB gene encoding type IV-A pilus assembly ATPase PilB, with protein MAGSTASKSGSSLKSTIKDQSGAGKVKIGEILSKEGQITSIMLNEALSVQKKTNERLSGILLQKGYIDPDTIINVLGRIYNYKVVAFSEIKPDPQALKLLPYDEAKINLVFPLKLAGDDLQVCMAEPTDTDVVAALGKKTGKNIQAFVSTENDIIQAYRDFYKISDDAYKSFLHFDDEVEDDEPVTSVEDFGSLVSEAAEELEVASADTNVGPDEFMASDAPIIKLVNGILTKAINDGVSDIHIEPFEKSFQVRYRLDGGMYKAMNLPLSIKNAVLSRVKILASLDIAERRIPQDGRIKLRLGKKKSVDFRVSTLPTLFGESIVMRILDQSALSVDLTRLGFESGTFEMLKRCISRPYGLLLVTGPTGSGKTTTLYSVLNRLNKDDIKILTAEDPVEFNFKGINQVPVREEVGMTFAAALKAFLRQDPDIIMVGEIRDIETAEIAIKAAMTGHLVFATLHTNDCPSTIGRLVDIGIPPYMLASSVTMVLSQRLGRRLCPDCKQVVTGHNPEDLELHGFHKNDIPDLTIYGPKGCSHCNGTGYKGRVGLYELMEVTDEVGKAISAEVAEDQLRKVAISEGMITLRDAGLIKVKSGETSLEEVLRKTVLSKEALPAYLVNPDIEQYEDKDVIIREGNTDIDFFKLVQGAVYVVKGGKMIAEITQPGEYFGEMAAITGTPRSASIISKGRSKIKRFPGDKLIEIIEKYPDVAKHLFTVLADRLNETDRKLVSLYNQIKKRKINSNGS; from the coding sequence ATGGCAGGAAGTACTGCTTCAAAATCCGGGTCCAGCCTTAAATCTACCATTAAAGATCAGTCTGGTGCCGGTAAAGTTAAAATCGGTGAAATCCTTTCCAAAGAAGGACAGATTACATCCATTATGCTCAACGAGGCCCTCTCGGTCCAGAAAAAGACCAATGAGCGGCTTTCGGGTATTCTGCTCCAGAAAGGCTATATTGATCCAGACACCATCATCAATGTGCTGGGACGAATATACAACTACAAAGTCGTCGCTTTCTCTGAAATAAAACCGGATCCCCAGGCTCTGAAGCTTCTGCCCTATGATGAAGCCAAAATCAATCTGGTTTTTCCCTTGAAACTGGCCGGGGATGATTTACAGGTCTGCATGGCAGAACCCACGGATACGGATGTGGTTGCAGCTCTTGGAAAGAAAACAGGGAAAAATATCCAGGCCTTTGTTTCCACTGAAAATGATATCATCCAGGCGTATCGAGATTTTTATAAAATTTCCGATGACGCGTATAAAAGTTTTCTTCATTTTGATGATGAGGTAGAAGATGATGAACCGGTAACTTCTGTTGAAGATTTTGGTTCCCTGGTTTCCGAGGCGGCCGAGGAGCTTGAGGTGGCCAGCGCCGATACAAACGTCGGCCCGGATGAGTTCATGGCCTCGGATGCCCCCATCATCAAACTGGTAAACGGCATTTTGACCAAAGCAATCAACGACGGCGTGTCAGATATACATATTGAACCCTTTGAAAAATCCTTTCAGGTGCGCTATCGCCTGGACGGCGGCATGTACAAGGCCATGAACCTGCCGCTGTCAATTAAAAATGCCGTGCTTTCAAGGGTAAAAATTTTGGCTTCCCTGGATATCGCCGAGCGCAGGATTCCCCAGGACGGTCGAATCAAACTTCGGCTGGGCAAGAAAAAATCCGTGGATTTCCGTGTGTCGACCTTGCCCACCCTGTTTGGCGAGAGCATTGTCATGCGTATTTTGGACCAAAGCGCATTGAGCGTTGATTTGACCCGCCTAGGGTTTGAATCCGGCACCTTTGAAATGCTCAAACGCTGTATTTCAAGACCCTATGGCCTGCTTCTGGTTACAGGTCCCACAGGTTCGGGTAAAACTACGACACTGTATTCCGTTCTCAACCGTCTGAACAAGGATGATATCAAGATCCTGACCGCTGAAGATCCCGTGGAATTCAATTTTAAGGGTATTAACCAGGTGCCGGTAAGAGAAGAGGTCGGCATGACCTTTGCTGCAGCCCTGAAAGCCTTTCTTCGACAAGATCCGGATATTATCATGGTGGGCGAGATCCGTGATATTGAAACCGCTGAAATTGCCATCAAAGCAGCCATGACAGGACATCTTGTTTTTGCCACCCTGCATACCAACGACTGCCCGTCCACCATTGGGCGGCTTGTGGATATCGGCATTCCACCCTATATGCTTGCCTCATCCGTTACCATGGTTTTATCCCAGCGTCTTGGGCGCAGGCTGTGTCCGGATTGTAAGCAGGTGGTTACCGGGCATAATCCGGAAGACCTGGAATTGCACGGTTTTCATAAGAATGACATTCCTGATTTGACCATATACGGTCCTAAAGGATGCTCCCACTGCAATGGTACCGGATACAAGGGCCGGGTTGGGCTGTATGAACTCATGGAAGTGACCGATGAGGTTGGCAAAGCCATATCTGCCGAAGTAGCGGAAGACCAGCTGCGCAAGGTGGCTATTTCCGAAGGCATGATCACGCTTCGGGATGCAGGCCTTATTAAGGTAAAATCCGGAGAAACATCCCTGGAAGAAGTGTTAAGAAAAACCGTTCTCTCAAAAGAAGCCTTGCCGGCCTATCTGGTGAATCCCGACATTGAACAATATGAGGACAAGGATGTGATCATCCGAGAAGGAAACACGGATATTGACTTTTTCAAGCTTGTTCAAGGCGCTGTCTATGTGGTCAAGGGCGGTAAAATGATAGCGGAAATTACCCAGCCCGGAGAGTATTTCGGCGAAATGGCTGCCATAACCGGTACCCCAAGGTCTGCGTCTATTATTTCAAAGGGACGTTCCAAGATCAAACGGTTCCCCGGAGACAAGCTGATTGAAATTATAGAAAAATATCCTGATGTGGCCAAGCATCTTTTCACCGTCCTGGCCGACCGCCTGAACGAAACAGACCGCAAACTCGTTTCCCTTTACAACCAGATCAAAAAACGAAAAATCAACAGCAACGGTTCTTAG